From a single Dehalococcoidales bacterium genomic region:
- a CDS encoding CbbQ/NirQ/NorQ/GpvN family protein, translating to MPDKVPQTLYREHMVEEYIIAEEPFYLPVRDEVQLFEAAYAQQIPVLLKGPTGCGKTRFLEYMAYRLGKPLSKESSSPAEKRAIPLVTVACHEDLTASDLVGRYLLEGDSTKWIDGPLSRAVKVGAFCYLDEIVEARKDTAVLIHPLTDHRRILPIEKKGQVIEASDGFLLVISYNPGYQSTLKDLKHSTRQRFISIEFDYPPVELETDIIRHESGVSEEMASSLARLGEKVRNLKEHHLQEGVSTRLLIYAGRLVTQGITPRRACQVAVVWAITDEAEVQRSIEEVVSSIFE from the coding sequence ATGCCAGATAAAGTACCGCAGACCTTATACCGGGAACACATGGTAGAGGAGTATATCATCGCTGAGGAACCATTCTACCTGCCGGTCAGGGACGAGGTCCAGCTCTTTGAGGCTGCCTACGCCCAGCAGATACCGGTACTGCTCAAGGGACCCACCGGCTGTGGCAAGACCCGGTTCCTGGAGTATATGGCTTACCGCCTGGGCAAACCGCTCTCTAAAGAGTCCTCATCACCTGCTGAGAAACGGGCGATTCCCCTGGTAACGGTAGCCTGCCATGAGGACCTCACCGCCAGCGACCTTGTGGGAAGGTATCTCCTGGAAGGCGATTCCACCAAATGGATTGACGGCCCGCTTTCAAGGGCAGTGAAGGTCGGGGCTTTCTGCTACCTTGACGAGATTGTCGAAGCACGAAAGGACACCGCCGTACTGATTCACCCCCTCACCGACCACCGGCGGATTCTGCCGATAGAGAAGAAGGGGCAGGTAATAGAGGCCAGTGATGGCTTCCTCCTGGTAATCTCCTATAACCCGGGCTACCAGAGCACCCTCAAAGACCTGAAACACAGCACCCGCCAGAGGTTTATCTCCATTGAGTTCGACTACCCGCCAGTTGAGCTGGAGACGGATATTATCAGGCACGAGAGCGGCGTTTCAGAGGAAATGGCCAGTTCCCTGGCCAGACTCGGCGAAAAGGTGAGGAATCTCAAGGAACACCATTTGCAGGAGGGTGTAAGCACCCGACTCCTGATATACGCAGGAAGGCTGGTTACGCAGGGCATCACCCCGCGTCGGGCCTGCCAGGTAGCAGTGGTCTGGGCTATCACTGATGAGGCCGAAGTCCAGCGTAGCATCGAAGAGGTGGTCTCCAGCATATTCGAGTAG